The Microbulbifer hydrolyticus genome has a segment encoding these proteins:
- a CDS encoding NAD(P)/FAD-dependent oxidoreductase, translating into MKKIVIVGGGAGGLQLATSLGRHFSFNHFHRRNKSPAAEVTLVDKNRTHIWKPLLHQVATGALDSSLDALNYQVHARANGFQFELGSLQGLDREKKTIELAEVCDGDGNPLVPPRKLEYDYLVFALGSQSNDFNTPGVRDNCQFLDSAEQAQKFHTRLLDQFLQLESRVADKVEIAIVGGGATGVELAAELVDAVHEMGHYGRIKNGDLKVTLIEAGPHLLPALPPRLGNSSEKELTNLGVRVLTGTQVAEATATGFVTKEDEEIPAAIRVWAAGVKAPDFLQQMDGLTLNRQNQIEVEPSLRSKTDPAIFALGDCAGCIDAADHKVPPRAQSAQQMAKTARDNLIALVENPDADLQAFTYKDRGSLVSLSKFDAVGSLMGGLVKGSFTIEGRLAGLAYRSLYRMHLAALHGWPKAMLLYLIGQANRFVKPRLKMH; encoded by the coding sequence ATGAAGAAAATAGTCATTGTCGGCGGCGGCGCCGGCGGACTGCAGCTGGCCACCAGCCTCGGCCGCCACTTCTCCTTCAACCACTTCCACCGCCGCAACAAGTCTCCCGCCGCGGAAGTTACCCTGGTCGACAAGAATCGCACCCATATCTGGAAACCCCTGTTACACCAGGTAGCCACCGGTGCACTCGACTCCAGTCTGGACGCTCTCAACTACCAGGTGCACGCCCGCGCCAACGGTTTTCAGTTTGAATTGGGGAGCCTGCAGGGACTGGACCGGGAGAAAAAAACCATCGAGCTCGCGGAAGTCTGCGATGGGGATGGCAATCCGCTGGTACCTCCACGCAAACTCGAGTATGACTACCTGGTGTTTGCGCTCGGCAGCCAGAGTAATGACTTCAATACGCCCGGTGTGCGGGACAACTGCCAGTTCCTGGACAGCGCCGAACAGGCACAAAAATTTCACACCCGCTTACTCGACCAGTTCCTGCAACTGGAAAGTCGTGTGGCCGACAAGGTGGAGATTGCGATTGTCGGCGGCGGTGCCACCGGTGTGGAACTGGCGGCGGAGCTGGTGGATGCCGTGCATGAGATGGGTCACTACGGCCGTATCAAAAACGGCGACCTCAAGGTAACCCTCATCGAGGCCGGCCCTCACCTCCTGCCGGCACTGCCTCCGCGTCTGGGCAACAGCTCGGAAAAAGAGCTCACCAATCTCGGCGTGCGCGTGCTTACCGGCACCCAGGTCGCGGAAGCAACCGCGACCGGTTTCGTGACCAAGGAAGATGAGGAGATTCCAGCGGCCATCCGTGTATGGGCTGCAGGCGTCAAGGCACCGGACTTTCTGCAGCAGATGGACGGGCTCACGCTGAACCGCCAGAACCAGATCGAAGTCGAGCCTTCCCTGCGCAGCAAAACCGACCCGGCGATTTTTGCCCTTGGCGACTGCGCCGGCTGTATCGACGCCGCCGACCACAAGGTACCGCCGCGGGCCCAGTCCGCGCAGCAAATGGCCAAAACCGCACGCGACAATCTGATCGCGCTGGTGGAAAACCCGGACGCTGACTTGCAAGCGTTTACCTACAAGGACCGCGGTTCACTGGTCTCCCTGTCCAAGTTTGATGCCGTGGGCAGCCTGATGGGTGGACTGGTCAAGGGTAGCTTCACCATCGAGGGCCGCCTCGCCGGACTCGCCTATCGCTCGCTCTACCGGATGCATCTGGCAGCACTGCACGGCTGGCCCAAGGCCATGCTGCTGTACCTGATCGGTCAGGCCAACCGTTTTGTTAAGCCGCGACTGAAAATGCACTGA
- a CDS encoding DUF748 domain-containing protein: MSTSPANHSAESRGSRRLLWLLVFVLLFIGALNIFVSIILPGAVQRWLHERGLEAQIEHMEVSLPRLRAHLRGVQVRNEFERGFNVSEATLGLSWLQLLRGKIHVKMVDLEGAYMDLESAPGEYGRVWEIGGWGLKEGGEKKPRRWRVDLSSTTLRDTVVCYQHKPQWKSPTCADIGYLELEDLFVAGHREIAGEPLQFSIGADNMALENLLAWDEHPQEDSGSGPGGRTQEPGEGDMRKSARENPIAAVVRLKTRNIRFERPGNLLTLTQASTRKFAVCPPQRLAEAIPGLRRVTGHCATTRRLQVRGPASFSFGKQSEIAWHRINGQELRLRYQNRRHPNWHTETIAINDFGFVRGTKSMTWQSAGASGFSWCPNRLRTGPSRTGRHHYCIRAGSLRLPQPTTFEWQQGFRVDLAEGVLTQGTVIDLDAKTPPENPLNTNTLRLGALQYRNDQRRVQLQDLSLDGATGCVPGDLWGRGDQCLLLTQLQIPQDFSLQFPRKAPKKTPRGILPAQFWALDSGPLTLDKLQLNPGQVDAEQQLILAGLDWSRVELAPQKKQYLVEDVNLEKIEGCAPDGLLPQRLSPLCSRVDQLHGNGDFILALAPSPYLVLGELTLASLLLSDHLDTDPAAQTGLVLRELATGTGFFRLRSQRLKPGEYFASEDAHGWFSDESEAGADEDDDTGVEKGRLPAELLAEDADPDGSAPGHTGEAIGSEIVARETEVELASLSLTELEGCLPLSWQALAGGGNPEQRAECFSVHNLRQQAPLNLVLARKRNTSANGGSRLRMMFSAADLSVETADVTSAAEHSLLSVSQLRLPKADFRLQSHPGRLQLDVPGAALDTAAFCFGKARCVDLQTLRTGDHFTLDYGRDRFAADLNNLTLDQFTLSGSERDTTLAVEKLQGLSLQANLPRKAGARADWKIEQLQAQVVELCWPQRDKSDRMLPRCVRGKKLSSGNGGLAVADLALHQHLSDPPQLHLGALQIEKLGLVQAAPPSQPVQLNLHNVRLQSVSGCGLNDWLAAAQVRGESRARWRGCLSSGSLHLSGDNLVSLGGGEQKTGESNFSRLALGPLQLSDVKLAPATGAAPSLQLAQLQWQSMQWPGGTRVRVEDLDARDFSGCLPGRPQAPASNEAPPCISFGKLLVSGKQKLALGEELRTTGPITLADFEYRRGEQKRLGFTNLAVNGLVFSPTALALQRGELSGLSGCLSPVQLGEKPLSPCYEVGRITVVSEHKVLLSDLRSGNAQRQFREITVDGLRVTQRDFPAGLPSELLHIATLRADLLGFGQRELEGKNLQLENVSSCVPDGYINHVRHCFNLKSVLTSGTFSFEQRRLELTLAQLGQLLVLDIDGGQVLESEFIEMRELTVAREVIRLMFLDVADSRLFRRDERAQEYVNHQWNTEIESLQVNQFEYFPPEKILQVDTVDLIHPRSILARDRDGKLGAWERFRSEIPEVENYRYRRGDIARTANRFRYRVRQVYVDRGDFLWLDNSQDYMARLPIRRINALVRGLSNYQEDPPALVLVNGSPGGYSDMHFAGNINLLENNHWDAGLLGYVEAANLIPATPYMAGLLGFKILQGQLDADVNIKVDDNQVDALAHMELEKIKVRHVRDSDYLEGKKSLIPLKIALALLKDGDGDVHFDMPVTGELTDPKFSFSFIFSDLLQRAILEALFAYFTPVGVYSLAKLAWARFRAVSFSDLEFAPGSDTLSETAKVQLNGMLAKMRDNPKARPGICGVATARDLENMFPLEVGAVRGAGEARDELYKEPPRGIREELLRLSNRRSRHVQKFLVDAGLDQEDFIQCAPDYIGTDSDAPRVEFSN; encoded by the coding sequence ATGTCCACTTCGCCCGCGAACCACTCTGCTGAATCCCGAGGATCCCGCCGCCTGCTATGGCTGCTGGTTTTCGTTCTGCTGTTTATTGGCGCACTGAATATCTTCGTTTCGATTATTTTGCCCGGCGCAGTGCAGCGCTGGTTGCACGAGCGAGGACTGGAAGCGCAGATTGAACACATGGAGGTTTCACTGCCGCGCCTGCGCGCGCACCTGCGCGGTGTGCAGGTGCGCAACGAGTTCGAACGCGGCTTCAACGTAAGTGAGGCCACGCTAGGCCTCAGCTGGTTACAGCTGCTGCGGGGCAAGATCCACGTAAAGATGGTGGATCTTGAAGGCGCTTACATGGACCTGGAATCTGCGCCCGGCGAGTATGGGCGGGTGTGGGAGATTGGTGGCTGGGGACTGAAAGAAGGAGGTGAGAAAAAGCCCAGGCGCTGGCGTGTGGACCTGTCTTCCACCACGCTGCGCGACACGGTTGTCTGCTATCAGCACAAACCCCAGTGGAAATCACCGACCTGTGCGGATATCGGGTACCTGGAACTGGAAGACCTGTTTGTTGCCGGGCATCGGGAAATAGCCGGTGAGCCGCTTCAGTTTTCCATTGGTGCCGACAACATGGCACTGGAAAACCTGCTGGCGTGGGATGAGCACCCGCAAGAGGATTCCGGAAGCGGGCCCGGCGGAAGAACCCAGGAGCCGGGTGAGGGCGACATGCGCAAGTCTGCGCGAGAAAATCCCATCGCCGCTGTGGTACGCCTGAAAACCCGCAATATCCGTTTTGAACGCCCGGGTAACCTGCTGACGCTGACCCAGGCATCGACGCGTAAATTTGCCGTCTGCCCCCCGCAGCGGCTGGCAGAAGCGATACCCGGCTTGCGGCGGGTTACCGGTCACTGTGCCACCACGCGCCGCTTGCAGGTGCGTGGGCCGGCGAGCTTTTCCTTCGGCAAACAGTCCGAGATTGCCTGGCACCGTATTAATGGGCAGGAATTGCGCCTGCGGTATCAGAACCGACGTCACCCCAACTGGCACACCGAGACCATTGCCATCAATGATTTTGGTTTTGTGCGCGGTACAAAATCCATGACGTGGCAGAGCGCTGGTGCCAGCGGTTTTTCCTGGTGCCCCAATCGCCTGCGCACCGGGCCTTCCCGTACCGGGCGCCATCATTACTGTATCCGTGCGGGTAGCCTGCGGCTTCCGCAGCCCACGACCTTCGAGTGGCAGCAGGGCTTTCGCGTAGACCTTGCCGAGGGCGTCCTCACACAAGGCACGGTGATCGACCTGGATGCGAAGACACCGCCAGAGAACCCGCTGAATACCAATACCCTGCGCCTGGGCGCGTTGCAGTACCGTAATGACCAGCGTCGTGTGCAACTGCAAGACCTGAGCCTCGATGGCGCCACCGGTTGCGTGCCGGGCGACCTTTGGGGGCGTGGCGATCAGTGTCTGCTGCTTACGCAATTGCAGATCCCGCAAGATTTTTCCCTGCAGTTTCCGCGCAAGGCGCCCAAAAAAACACCTCGAGGGATCCTGCCGGCTCAGTTCTGGGCGCTGGATAGCGGGCCGCTAACACTGGACAAGCTCCAGTTGAACCCCGGGCAGGTGGATGCCGAACAGCAGCTGATACTGGCCGGACTCGACTGGAGCCGGGTGGAGCTTGCGCCCCAGAAAAAACAGTACCTGGTGGAAGACGTCAACCTCGAAAAAATCGAGGGTTGTGCGCCCGACGGACTGCTGCCGCAACGCCTTTCTCCCCTGTGCAGCCGCGTTGATCAGCTCCACGGCAACGGGGACTTTATCCTTGCCTTGGCGCCATCACCGTACTTGGTGCTTGGTGAACTGACGCTGGCGTCGCTGCTACTGTCCGATCACCTCGACACCGACCCTGCGGCGCAGACCGGGTTGGTGTTGCGCGAGCTTGCCACCGGCACCGGTTTTTTCCGGCTGCGCAGCCAGCGACTCAAGCCCGGGGAATACTTTGCCAGCGAGGATGCACACGGTTGGTTTTCTGATGAAAGTGAGGCAGGTGCCGACGAAGACGATGACACCGGTGTGGAAAAAGGCCGCCTGCCCGCTGAATTGCTGGCCGAAGATGCAGACCCAGACGGCAGCGCACCGGGCCATACCGGTGAGGCAATTGGCAGTGAAATCGTTGCGCGCGAGACCGAGGTGGAGCTTGCGTCGCTGTCACTGACGGAGCTGGAAGGCTGTCTTCCGCTTTCCTGGCAGGCCCTGGCGGGTGGCGGAAACCCGGAACAGCGAGCGGAATGCTTTTCGGTACACAACCTGCGCCAACAAGCGCCGTTGAACCTTGTGCTGGCCCGGAAGCGTAACACCAGCGCCAACGGTGGCTCCCGCCTGCGTATGATGTTTTCTGCAGCGGACCTCAGCGTCGAAACCGCCGACGTCACCAGTGCCGCGGAGCATTCGCTGCTGAGTGTGTCGCAATTGCGCTTGCCGAAGGCGGACTTCCGCCTGCAATCGCACCCGGGTCGCCTCCAGCTCGATGTGCCCGGTGCCGCGCTGGACACGGCCGCCTTCTGTTTTGGCAAGGCGCGCTGCGTGGATCTGCAAACCCTGCGTACCGGCGACCATTTCACCCTGGACTACGGTCGCGACCGCTTTGCTGCGGACCTCAATAACCTGACGCTTGACCAATTCACGCTGAGCGGCAGCGAGCGCGATACCACGCTGGCGGTCGAAAAACTGCAGGGGCTTTCGCTGCAGGCGAACCTGCCGCGCAAGGCGGGGGCGCGGGCAGACTGGAAAATCGAGCAGCTCCAGGCCCAGGTGGTCGAACTCTGCTGGCCACAGCGCGACAAGTCCGACCGCATGTTGCCGCGTTGTGTACGCGGAAAAAAACTGAGTTCCGGCAATGGTGGTCTGGCGGTAGCCGACCTGGCGCTTCACCAGCATTTGAGTGATCCGCCGCAGCTGCATCTTGGGGCGCTACAGATCGAAAAGCTCGGGCTGGTGCAGGCCGCACCGCCCAGCCAGCCGGTTCAGCTCAACCTGCACAATGTGCGCCTGCAGTCCGTCAGCGGATGCGGGCTCAACGACTGGCTTGCAGCTGCGCAGGTGCGGGGCGAGAGCCGTGCCCGCTGGCGCGGTTGCCTGTCATCCGGAAGCCTGCACCTGAGCGGAGACAACCTTGTCAGCCTCGGAGGCGGCGAGCAAAAAACCGGGGAAAGTAATTTCAGCCGCCTTGCACTGGGGCCGTTGCAACTTTCCGATGTGAAACTGGCGCCGGCCACTGGCGCGGCGCCGTCGCTGCAACTGGCCCAGCTGCAGTGGCAATCCATGCAATGGCCCGGTGGTACCCGGGTACGGGTCGAAGACCTGGACGCGCGCGACTTTTCCGGTTGCCTGCCGGGGCGCCCGCAAGCGCCGGCGTCTAATGAGGCCCCGCCGTGCATTTCCTTCGGCAAGCTGCTGGTTTCCGGAAAACAGAAACTCGCGCTGGGCGAAGAGCTGCGTACCACCGGACCGATCACGCTGGCGGACTTTGAATACCGTCGGGGCGAGCAGAAGCGCCTGGGTTTCACAAATCTCGCGGTGAACGGCCTGGTGTTTTCCCCAACCGCACTGGCGCTGCAGCGCGGTGAGCTTAGCGGTCTCAGTGGTTGCCTCAGTCCGGTCCAGCTGGGAGAAAAGCCGCTGTCACCCTGCTATGAAGTCGGGCGCATAACGGTGGTGAGTGAGCACAAGGTGCTGCTGAGCGATTTGCGGAGTGGCAATGCGCAGCGACAGTTCCGTGAAATCACGGTGGATGGTTTGCGGGTTACCCAGCGTGATTTCCCCGCAGGCTTGCCTTCCGAGTTGCTCCACATCGCCACACTGCGCGCCGACCTGCTCGGTTTTGGCCAGCGCGAGCTGGAGGGGAAGAACCTGCAACTGGAAAATGTGAGCAGCTGTGTACCAGACGGTTACATCAACCATGTTCGCCACTGCTTTAACCTGAAAAGCGTGCTCACGTCCGGAACGTTCAGCTTCGAGCAACGTCGACTGGAACTGACACTGGCGCAACTCGGCCAGCTGCTGGTGCTCGATATCGACGGCGGCCAGGTGCTGGAAAGTGAATTTATCGAAATGCGCGAGCTAACCGTGGCCAGGGAGGTTATACGGTTGATGTTTCTGGACGTCGCCGACAGTCGCCTGTTTCGCCGGGATGAGCGCGCCCAGGAATATGTCAATCATCAGTGGAATACCGAAATTGAATCCCTGCAGGTCAACCAGTTCGAGTATTTTCCCCCGGAAAAAATCTTGCAGGTTGATACCGTAGACCTCATTCACCCACGCAGCATTCTGGCGCGCGACCGGGACGGAAAGCTCGGTGCCTGGGAGCGGTTTCGTAGCGAAATACCGGAAGTAGAGAACTACCGATATCGGCGCGGAGATATTGCGCGGACGGCGAACCGCTTTCGCTACCGGGTTCGCCAGGTATATGTGGACCGGGGGGATTTCCTGTGGCTGGATAATTCCCAGGACTATATGGCAAGGCTGCCAATCCGGCGTATAAACGCCCTGGTGCGTGGGTTGAGCAATTATCAGGAAGATCCGCCGGCACTGGTGTTAGTCAATGGCAGCCCCGGCGGCTATAGCGACATGCACTTTGCTGGAAACATAAACCTGCTGGAAAATAACCACTGGGATGCGGGGTTGCTGGGATATGTGGAGGCTGCCAACCTGATCCCTGCGACGCCATACATGGCCGGCTTGTTGGGCTTCAAGATCCTGCAGGGGCAGCTGGATGCCGACGTCAATATAAAGGTCGATGACAACCAGGTTGACGCGCTGGCACACATGGAGCTCGAGAAAATCAAGGTGCGACACGTGCGCGATAGTGATTACCTTGAGGGCAAAAAAAGTTTGATCCCTCTCAAAATTGCACTGGCTTTGTTGAAAGATGGCGATGGCGACGTGCACTTTGACATGCCGGTAACTGGCGAACTAACCGATCCCAAATTCTCCTTCAGCTTTATTTTCAGTGATTTGTTGCAGCGCGCGATTCTGGAGGCGCTGTTTGCCTACTTCACCCCGGTGGGCGTATACAGCCTGGCCAAACTGGCATGGGCGCGATTCCGCGCGGTCAGTTTCTCCGACCTTGAATTTGCGCCCGGCAGCGATACCCTGAGTGAAACCGCGAAAGTGCAGCTCAATGGCATGTTGGCAAAAATGCGCGACAACCCCAAAGCGCGACCTGGAATCTGCGGTGTGGCGACGGCGCGTGACCTTGAAAACATGTTCCCCCTCGAAGTTGGCGCCGTACGTGGTGCGGGAGAAGCTCGCGACGAGCTTTACAAAGAACCGCCGCGCGGTATCCGCGAGGAGCTATTGCGACTGTCGAATCGTCGCAGTCGCCATGTGCAGAAATTCCTGGTTGACGCCGGTCTCGACCAGGAGGATTTCATTCAGTGCGCACCGGACTATATCGGCACTGACTCTGATGCGCCGAGAGTGGAGTTTTCCAACTGA
- the selD gene encoding selenide, water dikinase SelD: MGKPPHYQDIVLVGGGHSHAVFLQLWARSPLPGVRLTLVSPQVLSAYAGMLPGMIAGHYGFSDIHIDLPRLCRASGARFIQACAHHIDPVEKRVSLLGRPDLEYDLISLDVGATPCRDIPGSELAIPVKPVGHFHRYWQQLTQQVHSNHQPLRLGVVGGGLGGCELAMAMSWALEEPVYSGRVEIHLLQAGNKVPPDFPLLVRRMVARELGRLKVQVHRNWRVAEITQRGVYSDEGQFLSLDKVLLCTEAGAPPWLAQSGLALDGQGFLQVDEYLRAEQHPSVFAAGDVASPAHTNTAKAARNALDQGPILFHNLRATLLEQPLKPYHAQTKTFSLFSCGSQRAMLTRGGFSAVGEALWHWKDHCDRGFMQRFDNLPVPARKPPYSFLRSLLKPEPHGLDQRNNMSVAGLRNHGPGAVVGNELLNRTLATLPQPQPATITRARVDDAAVIKLPTGKLLVQSAAQLRAPVADPWLFGRLTALHCLSHLFARHAQPVTAQALVTLPPAAPEITARDLQQLLDGAARELNQHNCALSGGTTSEGSELQLGLTLDGVAEAQQLQSPFNLRAGDCLITTKPLGIGTLFAAELQGKARGRWLQQALEVMLHSNATAAEIFAGNHAHAVSDIKGTGLLGQLLDMLQWQGDHAKLPVRAESGDGQYQLPLGARLFADALPLLAGATYCAEHGLLSSQHQHNARAYAALQNPTAWRAEPLLPLLVDPQTCGGLLASVPAEYAEGCLAALQAAGCRHAAIIGFVDELPAPREQLLYAPQPVHLARGGDWKKLAQRHTEMIS; this comes from the coding sequence ATGGGGAAACCTCCCCATTATCAGGACATCGTGCTGGTTGGCGGCGGTCACAGCCATGCGGTCTTTTTGCAGTTGTGGGCAAGAAGTCCTCTCCCCGGCGTGCGCCTTACCCTGGTATCGCCACAGGTGCTAAGTGCTTACGCGGGCATGTTGCCGGGCATGATCGCCGGCCACTATGGCTTCAGCGATATCCATATCGACCTGCCGAGGCTCTGCCGCGCATCCGGCGCGCGGTTTATTCAGGCGTGTGCACACCATATAGACCCGGTGGAGAAAAGGGTTTCACTGCTTGGACGCCCCGACCTGGAATACGACCTGATTTCCCTGGATGTCGGGGCAACCCCATGCCGGGATATCCCCGGATCGGAACTTGCCATTCCGGTTAAGCCCGTCGGCCATTTCCACCGCTACTGGCAACAACTCACGCAACAGGTGCACTCCAATCACCAGCCCCTGCGCCTGGGCGTCGTGGGCGGAGGCCTGGGCGGCTGCGAACTTGCTATGGCCATGTCCTGGGCACTGGAAGAGCCGGTCTACAGTGGGCGGGTGGAGATTCACCTGCTTCAGGCGGGCAACAAAGTTCCCCCGGACTTCCCGCTGCTGGTGCGCAGAATGGTAGCAAGGGAACTCGGCCGCCTGAAAGTACAGGTGCACCGAAACTGGCGGGTTGCAGAGATTACCCAGCGGGGAGTGTACAGCGATGAGGGGCAGTTCCTCTCCCTGGATAAGGTGTTGCTATGTACCGAAGCCGGCGCACCACCCTGGCTGGCACAATCCGGCCTTGCCCTGGACGGGCAGGGTTTTTTGCAGGTGGACGAATACCTGCGCGCAGAACAGCACCCTTCGGTGTTTGCCGCCGGTGATGTCGCCAGCCCGGCCCATACCAATACCGCGAAGGCGGCCAGAAATGCGCTGGATCAGGGGCCAATACTGTTTCACAACCTCCGCGCCACGCTTCTCGAGCAACCACTCAAGCCGTACCACGCGCAAACGAAAACTTTCAGCCTGTTTTCATGCGGCAGCCAGAGAGCCATGCTCACCCGCGGCGGTTTTTCCGCTGTGGGGGAAGCCTTATGGCACTGGAAGGATCACTGTGATCGCGGCTTTATGCAGCGCTTCGATAACTTGCCGGTACCCGCAAGAAAACCACCGTATTCTTTTTTACGCAGCCTGTTGAAACCCGAGCCCCACGGGCTGGATCAGCGCAACAACATGTCTGTGGCGGGCCTGCGCAATCATGGGCCCGGCGCAGTGGTTGGGAACGAACTGCTGAACCGCACGCTCGCAACCCTGCCACAGCCGCAGCCCGCGACCATCACTCGCGCCCGTGTAGACGACGCCGCCGTGATCAAGCTCCCCACCGGAAAATTGCTGGTACAGAGCGCTGCGCAGTTGCGGGCCCCGGTCGCGGACCCCTGGCTTTTCGGCCGCCTGACGGCGCTACACTGCCTCTCACATTTGTTTGCCCGGCACGCACAGCCGGTCACCGCGCAGGCGCTGGTCACCCTGCCGCCCGCGGCCCCGGAGATTACCGCGCGAGACCTGCAACAGCTGCTGGACGGCGCCGCGCGCGAGCTCAATCAACACAACTGCGCACTGAGCGGCGGTACCACTTCCGAGGGTAGCGAGTTGCAACTCGGCCTGACGCTGGATGGCGTGGCGGAAGCACAGCAGTTGCAGAGCCCGTTCAACCTGCGCGCGGGCGATTGCCTGATTACCACCAAGCCGCTTGGTATTGGCACCCTGTTCGCGGCCGAGTTGCAGGGCAAGGCCCGCGGTCGCTGGCTGCAGCAGGCACTGGAAGTGATGTTACACAGCAATGCCACGGCGGCGGAAATCTTCGCGGGTAACCATGCCCACGCGGTGAGCGACATCAAGGGTACGGGGCTGCTGGGCCAACTACTGGACATGCTCCAGTGGCAGGGCGACCATGCGAAGCTACCTGTCCGCGCAGAGTCCGGTGACGGGCAGTATCAGCTGCCGTTGGGGGCCCGCCTGTTTGCGGATGCATTGCCCCTGCTGGCCGGCGCCACCTATTGTGCCGAGCATGGCCTGCTCTCCAGCCAGCATCAACACAACGCCCGTGCTTATGCCGCCCTGCAAAACCCGACAGCCTGGCGGGCGGAGCCACTACTCCCCCTACTCGTCGACCCCCAGACCTGTGGCGGGCTGCTGGCATCAGTCCCTGCCGAGTACGCGGAAGGCTGCCTTGCCGCACTGCAGGCGGCCGGTTGTCGTCATGCCGCGATCATCGGGTTTGTCGACGAGCTTCCCGCCCCGCGTGAGCAACTGCTTTACGCCCCACAACCGGTGCACCTCGCACGAGGTGGGGACTGGAAGAAACTGGCCCAGCGTCATACGGAAATGATTTCCTGA
- a CDS encoding aconitate hydratase: MAKNLTQQLIEQHLLDGKMTHGEAIHLKIDQTLCQDATGTMVMLEFEALGFPNVKTELSAQYVDHNLIQADFKNADDHLFLRSASRKWGIWFSRPGNGISHAVHMACFGIPGKTLLGSDSHTCAGGAMGMLAMGAGGLQVALAMAGLPFSLVMPEVVGVEVTGKLPPWVSAKDVILEMLRRYDVKGGVNKVFEYYGPGLDNLTAMDRHVIANMGQEMGATASVFPADDILRAFLKQQGREDDFVEMQAEEGADYDHRETMDLSKLEPMIACPSSPGNVVTVREVAGKPIYQSYIGSSANPGLRDFVIPAKMVAGKSIPEEISLDINPSSRQLLEEISRTGDLNTLLQAGARLHQTGCNGCIGMGQAPASGRISLRTVPRNFPGRSGTKEDQVYLCSPETATASALTGKITDPRDMDMDYPDYSEPEKLNDMRPLILAPEDTSNEIPVELEKGPNIQPLPDFDPLPEVLSGPILLKAGDNVSTDEILPAGTDILPLRSNIPAISHYTFSRIDETFYERAKKHNADCFVIGGDNYGQGSSREHAAISPRYLGVRAVIAVSMARIHRRNLINFGIVPLLFKKPADLARLNQDDMLELHDLPKQLQNGREVEVQIPGGKTLTVTHNMSEEEVATVIAGGLINEVRNEKGNE, from the coding sequence ATGGCCAAAAATCTCACCCAGCAGCTGATCGAGCAACACTTACTCGATGGAAAAATGACGCACGGCGAAGCGATTCATCTCAAAATCGACCAGACCCTGTGCCAGGATGCCACCGGCACCATGGTGATGCTCGAGTTTGAGGCGCTGGGTTTCCCGAACGTCAAAACCGAGCTCTCCGCGCAGTATGTGGATCACAACCTGATCCAGGCGGATTTTAAAAATGCCGACGATCATCTCTTCCTGCGCAGTGCCAGCCGCAAGTGGGGCATCTGGTTTTCGCGCCCCGGTAATGGCATCAGCCACGCGGTCCATATGGCCTGCTTTGGCATTCCCGGTAAAACCCTGTTGGGGTCAGACAGCCACACCTGTGCCGGAGGGGCCATGGGCATGCTCGCCATGGGCGCGGGCGGGTTGCAGGTGGCGCTGGCAATGGCCGGTCTACCATTCTCGCTGGTTATGCCGGAAGTGGTCGGCGTTGAGGTCACCGGCAAACTGCCGCCCTGGGTCAGTGCCAAGGATGTGATCCTGGAAATGTTGCGGCGCTACGATGTGAAGGGGGGCGTCAACAAGGTATTCGAATATTACGGGCCCGGCCTCGACAACCTCACCGCCATGGACCGCCACGTGATCGCCAATATGGGGCAGGAAATGGGCGCGACGGCCAGTGTCTTCCCGGCGGATGACATCCTGCGAGCGTTCCTCAAGCAGCAGGGGCGTGAAGACGATTTCGTCGAAATGCAGGCGGAAGAGGGCGCCGACTACGATCATCGCGAGACGATGGACCTGTCCAAGCTCGAGCCCATGATTGCCTGCCCGTCCAGCCCGGGCAATGTGGTGACCGTGCGCGAAGTGGCCGGCAAGCCCATCTACCAGAGTTACATCGGCTCCTCCGCCAACCCCGGCCTGCGGGATTTCGTGATTCCCGCAAAAATGGTTGCTGGCAAAAGTATCCCGGAAGAAATATCACTGGATATCAACCCCAGCAGCCGCCAGTTGCTGGAGGAGATCAGCCGCACGGGCGACCTCAACACATTGTTGCAGGCCGGTGCGCGGCTTCACCAGACCGGGTGTAACGGCTGCATCGGCATGGGGCAGGCCCCGGCCAGTGGGCGCATCAGCCTGCGCACCGTGCCGCGGAATTTCCCGGGCCGCTCCGGCACCAAGGAAGACCAGGTGTACCTGTGCAGCCCGGAAACCGCTACCGCAAGCGCACTCACTGGCAAGATTACCGACCCCCGCGATATGGATATGGACTATCCGGACTATTCCGAGCCAGAAAAGCTGAACGATATGCGGCCATTGATACTGGCCCCCGAGGATACCTCGAACGAAATTCCCGTGGAGCTGGAGAAGGGGCCCAATATTCAGCCGTTGCCGGATTTCGACCCGCTGCCCGAAGTGCTCAGTGGCCCCATCCTGCTCAAGGCCGGTGACAATGTATCCACCGACGAAATCCTCCCTGCGGGTACAGATATCCTGCCCCTGCGCTCGAATATCCCGGCCATCAGTCACTACACCTTTTCCCGCATCGACGAAACGTTTTACGAGCGCGCCAAGAAGCACAATGCGGACTGCTTTGTGATCGGTGGCGATAACTACGGCCAGGGCTCCAGCCGCGAGCACGCCGCCATCTCACCGCGCTACCTTGGCGTACGCGCGGTGATCGCCGTCTCCATGGCGCGCATCCACCGCCGCAACCTGATCAATTTCGGTATCGTGCCCCTGCTGTTCAAAAAGCCGGCAGACCTGGCGCGCCTTAACCAGGACGACATGCTGGAACTACACGACCTTCCCAAGCAACTGCAAAACGGGCGGGAAGTAGAAGTTCAAATACCGGGCGGCAAGACGCTAACCGTCACTCACAATATGAGCGAGGAAGAGGTGGCCACGGTCATCGCCGGTGGCCTGATTA